One region of Mycobacterium riyadhense genomic DNA includes:
- a CDS encoding LLM class flavin-dependent oxidoreductase translates to MSDRRHDKMALVAFMQAGSTSVYAGSWRHPATEHRYLDASYYAKIGRQLEEGCFDLMFFDDRLAMPGVYGGSVAEAVLHGARPVKLDLGVVLGVLAQATSKIGLGATYSTTYYAPFHVARTFATLDHLSGGRAAWNVVTSVNDSEAQNFGVKAHLGHDERYDRADEFMDVVTGLWDTWEDGAILHHRASGQYADPVKVHELGHEGQYFSARGPLTVPRTPQGRPVIIQAGSSGRGREFASRWAELIFTGDPGIDVARTHYADQKERIADAGRDPAAVRICPMAYAVVGESEAHAKEREAMFLNDLVHPMASLTLLSELMNYDFAQHDLDDPVTDELIASVSGIRGLVQNLRAHIGGDTVTVRDLAGHRATLLQGPRFVGTGEQVADQMADWFEVGACDGFVLAATHLPGAFEDVVRMVVPELQRRGLFRTAYQSSTLRGHLGLQRPSSTRARASANA, encoded by the coding sequence ATGTCCGATCGACGACACGACAAGATGGCGCTGGTGGCGTTCATGCAGGCGGGGAGCACCTCGGTATACGCGGGCTCGTGGCGGCACCCCGCGACCGAACACCGATATCTGGACGCGTCCTACTACGCGAAGATCGGGCGGCAGCTCGAAGAAGGCTGCTTCGACCTGATGTTCTTCGATGATCGACTGGCCATGCCGGGGGTCTACGGCGGATCAGTGGCTGAGGCGGTGCTCCACGGTGCCCGCCCGGTCAAGCTCGACCTGGGCGTCGTGCTTGGCGTCTTGGCGCAGGCCACGTCGAAGATCGGCCTCGGCGCTACCTATTCGACCACCTATTACGCCCCATTCCACGTGGCCAGGACGTTCGCCACCCTCGACCACCTATCCGGTGGCCGCGCCGCCTGGAACGTCGTCACCTCGGTCAATGACAGTGAGGCGCAGAACTTCGGCGTCAAAGCCCATTTGGGCCACGACGAACGCTACGACCGTGCCGACGAGTTCATGGACGTGGTCACCGGCCTGTGGGACACCTGGGAAGACGGCGCGATCCTGCACCACCGAGCGTCTGGTCAATACGCCGACCCCGTCAAGGTGCACGAGCTAGGGCACGAAGGCCAGTACTTCTCGGCGCGCGGGCCGCTGACCGTGCCCCGCACCCCGCAGGGCCGACCCGTCATCATCCAAGCCGGATCTTCCGGGCGTGGGCGCGAATTCGCCTCGCGCTGGGCGGAATTGATCTTTACCGGTGACCCTGGGATCGATGTTGCACGTACCCACTACGCCGACCAGAAGGAGCGCATCGCCGACGCCGGGCGTGATCCTGCTGCGGTCCGTATCTGCCCAATGGCCTATGCCGTGGTGGGGGAGTCCGAGGCGCACGCCAAGGAACGTGAGGCCATGTTCCTCAACGACCTGGTTCATCCCATGGCGTCGCTGACGCTGTTGTCGGAGTTGATGAACTACGACTTCGCCCAGCATGATCTCGACGATCCGGTGACAGACGAGCTCATCGCGTCGGTCTCCGGCATTCGGGGATTGGTGCAGAACCTGCGCGCCCATATCGGAGGGGACACAGTGACCGTGCGCGATCTCGCCGGCCACCGTGCCACCCTGTTACAAGGGCCGCGGTTCGTCGGCACCGGCGAGCAGGTGGCCGATCAGATGGCGGATTGGTTTGAAGTCGGTGCTTGTGACGGGTTCGTTCTGGCCGCAACGCATCTGCCCGGCGCGTTCGAAGACGTGGTGCGGATGGTGGTTCCGGAACTGCAACGCCGGGGGCTGTTCCGCACCGCCTACCAGTCGTCGACGTTGCGGGGACACCTTGGCCTGCAACGACCTTCGAGTACCCGCGCGCGTGCCAGTGCCAATGCTTGA